The Patagioenas fasciata isolate bPatFas1 chromosome 3, bPatFas1.hap1, whole genome shotgun sequence genome contains a region encoding:
- the BPNT1 gene encoding 3'(2'),5'-bisphosphate nucleotidase 1 isoform X1, protein MASPALLMRVVASAYSVAEKAATIVRNVMAAGDLGIVEKTGANDLQTKADRLVQMSICASLARKFPKVTIIGEEDLPPDDVNEELIEDGHSEEILMKTCPAQYTGIKEEELVIWVDPLDGTKEYTEGLLDHVTVLIGIAYGGKAIAGVINQPYYNYEAGADAVLGRTIWGVLGMGAFGFQLTEAPAGKHIIVTTRSHSSTLVNDCISALNPDSVIRVGGAGNKIIQLIEGKASAYVFASPGCKKWDTCAPEAILHAVGGKITDIHGNSFQYNKEVKHMNSAGVLATLRNYDYYASRIPNTVKQSLVP, encoded by the exons ATGGCTTCTCCAGCTCTACTCATGCGTGTGGTCGCCTCTGCATATTCTGTTGCGGAAAAAGCTGCGACAATTGTTAGAAATGTAATGGCTGCAGGAGATCTGGGGATAGTGGAAAAG ACTGGAGCCAATGACTTGCAGACCAAAGCTGACCGACTGGTACAAATGAGCATTTGTGCTTCCCTGGCACGGAAGTTTCCCAAGGTGACAATCATAGGAGAAGAA GACCTGCCCCCTGATGATGTAAATGAGGAATTAATAGAAGATGGTCACTCTGAAGAAATACTGATGAAAACTTGTCCTGCTCAGTACACAGGAATTAAAGAGGAAGAG cTTGTAATATGGGTTGATCCCTTGGATGGAACCAAGGAGTACACTGAAG GTCTCCTTGATCACGTAACAGTTCTAATTGGAATTGCTTATGGAGGCAAAGCAATAGCAGGAGTTATTAACCAGCCATACTACAACTACGAG GCAGGAGCTGATGCTGTGTTGGGCAGGACaatctggggggtcctgggcatgGGTGCCTTTGGATTTCAGCTCACAGAAGCACCTGCTGGGAAACACATCATTGTTACCACTCGTTCTCACAGCAGTACCCTGGTAAATGACTGCATCAGTGCCCTGAACCCTGACAGTGTCATCAGAGTCGGAGGGGCAGGAAACAAG ATCATCCAACTTATAGAAGGCAAGGCATCTGCTTATGTGTTTGCCAGTCCTGGATGCAAGAAATGGGATACATGTGCACCTGAAGCTATTCTACATGCTGTGGGAG gcaagaTAACTGATATCCATGGAAATTCATTTCAGTATAACAAGGAAGTGAAACACATGAATTCAGCTGGGGTCCTTGCCACTTTGAGGAATTATGACTATTATGCCAGTCGTATTCCTAACACGGTTAAACAATCTCTTGTGCCTTAA
- the BPNT1 gene encoding 3'(2'),5'-bisphosphate nucleotidase 1 isoform X2 has protein sequence MSICASLARKFPKVTIIGEEDLPPDDVNEELIEDGHSEEILMKTCPAQYTGIKEEELVIWVDPLDGTKEYTEGLLDHVTVLIGIAYGGKAIAGVINQPYYNYEAGADAVLGRTIWGVLGMGAFGFQLTEAPAGKHIIVTTRSHSSTLVNDCISALNPDSVIRVGGAGNKIIQLIEGKASAYVFASPGCKKWDTCAPEAILHAVGGKITDIHGNSFQYNKEVKHMNSAGVLATLRNYDYYASRIPNTVKQSLVP, from the exons ATGAGCATTTGTGCTTCCCTGGCACGGAAGTTTCCCAAGGTGACAATCATAGGAGAAGAA GACCTGCCCCCTGATGATGTAAATGAGGAATTAATAGAAGATGGTCACTCTGAAGAAATACTGATGAAAACTTGTCCTGCTCAGTACACAGGAATTAAAGAGGAAGAG cTTGTAATATGGGTTGATCCCTTGGATGGAACCAAGGAGTACACTGAAG GTCTCCTTGATCACGTAACAGTTCTAATTGGAATTGCTTATGGAGGCAAAGCAATAGCAGGAGTTATTAACCAGCCATACTACAACTACGAG GCAGGAGCTGATGCTGTGTTGGGCAGGACaatctggggggtcctgggcatgGGTGCCTTTGGATTTCAGCTCACAGAAGCACCTGCTGGGAAACACATCATTGTTACCACTCGTTCTCACAGCAGTACCCTGGTAAATGACTGCATCAGTGCCCTGAACCCTGACAGTGTCATCAGAGTCGGAGGGGCAGGAAACAAG ATCATCCAACTTATAGAAGGCAAGGCATCTGCTTATGTGTTTGCCAGTCCTGGATGCAAGAAATGGGATACATGTGCACCTGAAGCTATTCTACATGCTGTGGGAG gcaagaTAACTGATATCCATGGAAATTCATTTCAGTATAACAAGGAAGTGAAACACATGAATTCAGCTGGGGTCCTTGCCACTTTGAGGAATTATGACTATTATGCCAGTCGTATTCCTAACACGGTTAAACAATCTCTTGTGCCTTAA